Proteins from one Rhodothermales bacterium genomic window:
- a CDS encoding T9SS type A sorting domain-containing protein, which yields MPYRYPAALVAALFLFASAALAQKPEARSPLEVGADRAETLARANADRQVAPDGTPRALYRVDYAVRSAAPEAMAREYLAAHAADLRLKSADLSDLAVRHVRSGKAGHTVRFTQTLDGVPVWGSETVVNLDRQDRVQLVFHGYQPDLAVASTVPALAAADARQIALDHLDARGTLLDDEADLVIYPTEAGARLAWRVFVTPDEPFGNWESFVDAETGALLRVARRTVFHSEHGHGERETAPVRSLVEVPARPSRVDATGFIHDPDPLTRAGASYGDPGLVDGNDADTPELEAARMEVTLRDVTFDGTVYKLEGPYADILDWAGPFKGEFEQETAEWNFTRQDDAFEAATTYWHIDNYMRYINETLEIDVQPYQYSTGVRFDPHGFNGADNSSYGGGRLQFGEGGVDDAEDADVIIHELGHGLHDWLTVGGLSNGDGLSEGLGDYFAVSYERSLGLLDEDDAAYNWVFKWDGHNPFWNGRRTDFAGTYPSGSAPHARGQHWSTSLMRILETVGVEATDTAVIEGIAMTTGSTTQPQAAQAVLQAAVNMGYPNRQVVAMEFQFNEKGYNVEAPLPPVANEDGASADRGFELEAAYPNPFSAERAATLTLRVDAPQRVAVTLYDVLGRTVRVLHDGPLAADTPHTFTVEAGDLPSGLYVYRVAGEGFAETQTLTLVR from the coding sequence TTGCCCTACCGCTACCCCGCCGCGCTCGTCGCCGCGCTGTTCCTCTTCGCCTCCGCCGCGCTCGCGCAGAAGCCCGAGGCCCGCTCCCCGCTCGAAGTCGGCGCCGACCGTGCCGAGACGCTCGCCCGCGCCAACGCCGACCGGCAGGTCGCGCCCGACGGCACGCCGCGCGCGCTCTACCGCGTCGACTACGCCGTTCGCTCCGCCGCGCCCGAAGCGATGGCCCGCGAGTACCTCGCCGCGCACGCGGCCGACCTCCGCCTGAAATCCGCCGACCTCAGCGACCTCGCCGTGCGGCACGTCCGCAGCGGCAAAGCGGGCCACACCGTCCGCTTCACGCAGACGCTCGACGGCGTCCCGGTCTGGGGCTCCGAGACCGTCGTCAACCTCGACCGGCAGGACCGCGTCCAGCTCGTCTTCCACGGCTACCAGCCCGACCTCGCCGTGGCGAGCACGGTCCCGGCCCTCGCCGCGGCCGACGCCCGCCAGATCGCGCTCGACCACCTCGACGCGCGCGGCACGCTGCTCGACGACGAGGCCGACCTCGTGATCTACCCGACCGAAGCCGGCGCCCGCCTCGCGTGGCGCGTGTTCGTGACGCCGGACGAGCCGTTCGGCAACTGGGAGTCGTTCGTCGACGCCGAGACCGGCGCGCTTCTCCGCGTGGCGCGGCGAACCGTCTTCCACAGCGAGCACGGGCACGGCGAGCGCGAGACGGCGCCCGTCCGCTCCCTCGTCGAAGTCCCCGCGCGGCCGAGCCGGGTCGACGCGACCGGGTTCATCCACGACCCCGACCCGCTCACGCGCGCCGGCGCATCCTACGGCGACCCCGGACTCGTGGACGGCAACGACGCCGACACGCCCGAGCTCGAGGCGGCGCGGATGGAAGTCACGCTCCGTGACGTCACCTTCGACGGGACGGTCTACAAGCTCGAAGGCCCCTACGCCGACATCCTCGACTGGGCCGGACCCTTCAAGGGCGAGTTCGAGCAGGAGACCGCCGAGTGGAACTTCACGCGCCAGGACGACGCGTTCGAGGCCGCCACGACGTATTGGCACATCGACAACTACATGCGCTACATCAACGAGACGCTGGAGATCGACGTGCAGCCGTACCAGTATTCCACGGGCGTCCGCTTCGACCCGCACGGGTTCAACGGGGCCGATAACTCGTCCTACGGCGGCGGGCGGCTCCAATTCGGCGAGGGCGGCGTGGACGACGCCGAGGACGCCGATGTGATCATCCACGAGCTCGGCCACGGCCTCCACGACTGGCTGACGGTCGGCGGCCTCTCCAACGGCGACGGTCTCAGCGAGGGGCTCGGCGACTATTTCGCCGTCTCGTACGAGCGCAGCCTCGGCCTCCTCGACGAGGACGACGCCGCGTACAACTGGGTGTTCAAGTGGGACGGCCACAACCCCTTCTGGAACGGACGTCGCACCGACTTCGCCGGGACGTACCCGAGCGGGAGCGCCCCACACGCGCGTGGCCAGCACTGGTCCACGTCGCTGATGCGGATCCTCGAAACCGTCGGGGTCGAGGCGACGGACACCGCCGTGATCGAGGGTATCGCGATGACGACCGGGAGCACGACGCAGCCGCAGGCCGCGCAGGCCGTGCTGCAGGCGGCGGTGAACATGGGCTATCCCAACCGGCAGGTCGTGGCGATGGAGTTCCAGTTCAACGAGAAGGGCTACAACGTCGAAGCGCCATTGCCGCCCGTGGCGAACGAGGACGGCGCGAGCGCGGACCGCGGCTTCGAGCTAGAGGCGGCCTACCCCAACCCGTTCAGCGCCGAGCGCGCCGCCACGCTCACGCTCCGCGTCGACGCGCCGCAGCGCGTGGCGGTGACGCTCTACGACGTGCTCGGCCGCACGGTCCGCGTGCTCCACGACGGCCCGCTCGCGGCAGACACCCCGCACACGT